A genomic region of Rhizobium sp. NXC24 contains the following coding sequences:
- a CDS encoding transglutaminase-like cysteine peptidase gives MRIKGVFVAFAAIVAMSSSAMPAPQNTASMTIGGVTSQPIGHYEFCERHADECGPTRNTGPVDMNAATWTLVNQVNLRVNKTITPATDMEVYGQEEYWEYPKTAGDCEDFALLKRKLLMQKGISAANLLMTVVRKPDGEGHAVLTLRTDQGDYILDNLDDEVKVWYQTPYSYLKRQASYNAGRWVTIENGNDVLVGAVK, from the coding sequence GTGCGTATTAAGGGCGTATTCGTTGCCTTCGCAGCTATAGTTGCGATGTCGTCGTCGGCCATGCCGGCCCCCCAGAACACCGCATCGATGACCATCGGCGGTGTAACATCCCAGCCCATCGGGCACTATGAGTTTTGCGAGCGTCATGCCGACGAATGCGGCCCGACGCGCAATACCGGTCCTGTCGATATGAACGCCGCCACCTGGACGCTGGTCAATCAGGTCAACCTGCGCGTCAACAAGACCATCACGCCTGCCACCGACATGGAAGTCTACGGCCAGGAAGAATATTGGGAATATCCGAAGACGGCCGGTGACTGCGAAGATTTCGCGCTTCTGAAGCGCAAGCTTCTCATGCAGAAGGGTATTTCCGCCGCCAACCTTCTGATGACGGTCGTACGCAAACCCGATGGCGAAGGCCATGCCGTGCTGACGCTGCGCACCGATCAGGGCGACTACATTCTCGACAATCTCGATGACGAGGTGAAGGTCTGGTACCAGACCCCCTATTCCTATCTGAAGCGCCAGGCGAGCTACAATGCCGGCCGCTGGGTCACCATCGAAAATGGCAACGACGTCCTCGTCGGAGCCGTCAAGTAA